One stretch of Priestia megaterium DNA includes these proteins:
- a CDS encoding ABC transporter permease, producing the protein MKRKWKFSHLYLFFVFFILYAPIFYLMYYSFNSGGNMREFEGFTLDWYKEVFQDTRLLIIVLNTLIIALLSSVISTIIGVIGALAIVYVKRRRVQNTLLTFNNVLIVSPDVIIGASFLILFTIIGVKLGFISVLLAHIAFSVPIVVIMVLPKLQEMSPTLLDAARDLGASRFEVLSKVVLPFIRPGIFAGFFMALTYSLDDFAVTFFVTGNGFSTLSVEIYSLARRGVSLKINALSTLIFMFTVLIVIGYYFISQRYSNKVKGVATGK; encoded by the coding sequence ATGAAGAGAAAGTGGAAGTTCAGCCACCTTTATTTATTTTTTGTGTTTTTCATTTTATACGCGCCCATTTTTTATTTAATGTACTACTCTTTTAACAGCGGAGGAAACATGCGTGAATTTGAAGGGTTTACGTTAGATTGGTACAAAGAAGTGTTTCAAGACACACGTTTGCTCATTATTGTCTTGAATACCCTTATTATTGCTCTATTATCTTCGGTTATTTCAACTATTATTGGCGTGATAGGGGCACTTGCTATCGTATACGTGAAGCGCAGACGTGTTCAAAATACGCTGTTAACATTTAATAATGTGTTAATCGTGAGTCCAGATGTTATTATTGGCGCATCTTTTTTAATTCTATTTACCATTATCGGTGTAAAGCTCGGATTTATATCGGTATTATTAGCGCATATTGCATTCAGTGTACCGATTGTGGTCATCATGGTTCTGCCTAAGCTGCAGGAAATGAGTCCGACACTGCTCGACGCAGCCCGTGATTTGGGCGCAAGCCGCTTTGAAGTGCTTTCGAAAGTGGTATTGCCATTTATTCGTCCGGGTATCTTTGCAGGCTTTTTTATGGCTTTAACTTACTCTTTGGATGACTTTGCGGTTACGTTCTTTGTGACCGGGAACGGTTTTTCCACGCTTTCAGTAGAAATTTATTCGTTAGCAAGAAGAGGGGTATCGCTGAAAATCAATGCTCTTTCTACTCTTATTTTCATGTTTACCGTGCTGATTGTAATTGGTTATTACTTTATCAGTCAGCGATATAGCAATAAAGTGAAAGGGGTGGCGACTGGAAAATGA